From a single Candidatus Defluviilinea gracilis genomic region:
- a CDS encoding macro domain-containing protein: MNTVIVERVLPTGQMIQIAQGDITIENVDAIVNAANENLQHGGGVAWAISKKGGAAIQSESDDWVLQHGPVSHSHPAWTSGGTLPAKFVIHAVGPVWGDGDEDRKLSDAVTGSLRVADELKCSSIALPAISTGIFGFPKDRAAGIIFSAIEKYFEGNTSNLKIVKLVLFDQSSVDVFINSWNDKWGQ; the protein is encoded by the coding sequence ATGAATACCGTCATTGTTGAACGCGTCTTGCCGACAGGTCAGATGATTCAGATCGCACAAGGCGACATCACAATTGAAAATGTGGATGCCATCGTCAACGCGGCGAATGAGAATCTGCAACACGGAGGCGGAGTGGCGTGGGCGATCTCGAAAAAGGGTGGAGCGGCGATTCAATCCGAATCGGATGACTGGGTTCTCCAGCACGGACCCGTCTCCCACTCACATCCTGCGTGGACCTCGGGCGGGACTCTGCCTGCGAAATTCGTCATCCACGCTGTGGGTCCCGTGTGGGGCGATGGCGATGAAGATAGAAAATTATCCGATGCTGTGACAGGTTCCCTGCGCGTCGCGGATGAATTGAAGTGTTCTTCGATTGCCCTCCCCGCGATTTCAACGGGCATCTTCGGCTTTCCAAAAGACCGAGCGGCGGGGATCATTTTTTCGGCGATTGAAAAGTATTTTGAGGGCAATACATCAAATTTGAAAATCGTGAAACTTGTTTTATTCGATCAATCGAGTGTGGACGTGTTTATCAACTCATGGAATGACAAGTGGGGACAATGA
- a CDS encoding 50S ribosomal protein L35, with amino-acid sequence MPRKAKAKGKLKLKTHKATSKRFRLTGSGKLMRTKGGKSHLRRNTSKRTKAQLSEMHDVKGRKIIKRIKRLAPNM; translated from the coding sequence ATGCCTCGCAAAGCAAAGGCTAAAGGTAAGTTGAAACTCAAGACCCACAAGGCAACGTCGAAGCGTTTTCGTTTGACGGGCTCGGGCAAACTAATGCGCACCAAAGGCGGCAAGAGCCACTTGCGCCGAAACACGTCGAAGCGCACAAAGGCGCAGTTGTCTGAGATGCACGATGTGAAGGGTCGCAAGATCATCAAGCGCATTAAGCGCCTTGCGCCGAATATGTAG
- a CDS encoding RNA methyltransferase produces the protein MITSNQNSKVKLVRALLGRAKERREAGMFVVEGVRLIEEAVKGDWRLETVLYDDSLSERGKSQVESLKSKGIEVEEISTDLMKSISETETPQGILAILQFSNPLISTPLDFVLIPDQIRDPGNLGTLLRSAAATGVQAVLIPPETTDAFASKVLRAGMGAHFRVPIREMGWEEIEQVCKLAYEQGSKSANRANRANEQMGKAANMQILLADMNGKSCWETDLRHPLALIVGGEAEGASEQARKIANQQISIPMAGNVESLNAGVAGSVLMFEVVRQRLS, from the coding sequence ATGATCACTTCAAATCAAAACTCGAAAGTAAAACTTGTCCGCGCATTGCTTGGACGCGCAAAGGAACGCCGCGAGGCGGGGATGTTTGTTGTGGAGGGTGTGCGATTGATTGAAGAAGCAGTTAAAGGAGACTGGAGACTGGAGACTGTTTTGTACGATGACTCGTTGAGCGAGAGAGGAAAGTCGCAGGTCGAAAGTCTCAAGTCAAAAGGAATTGAGGTGGAGGAAATTTCCACCGACTTGATGAAATCCATCAGTGAGACCGAAACCCCGCAAGGCATTCTCGCAATTCTCCAATTCTCTAATCCTCTAATCTCTACTCCTCTTGACTTTGTCCTCATCCCCGACCAAATCCGCGACCCTGGAAATCTCGGCACTCTGCTCCGCTCCGCCGCAGCGACGGGTGTGCAGGCTGTGTTGATTCCGCCCGAAACGACAGATGCCTTTGCGTCGAAGGTGTTGCGGGCTGGCATGGGCGCGCATTTCCGTGTGCCGATCCGTGAGATGGGGTGGGAGGAAATTGAGCAAGTGTGCAAATTGGCATATGAGCAAGGAAGCAAATCAGCAAATCGAGCAAATCGAGCAAATGAGCAAATGGGCAAAGCGGCGAATATGCAAATCTTGTTGGCGGATATGAATGGAAAATCTTGCTGGGAGACTGATCTTCGTCATCCGTTGGCGTTGATCGTCGGCGGTGAAGCGGAGGGGGCGAGTGAACAGGCGCGCAAAATAGCAAATCAGCAAATCAGCATTCCGATGGCGGGGAATGTCGAGTCGCTGAATGCGGGGGTGGCGGGGTCGGTGTTGATGTTTGAGGTGGTGAGGCAAAGACTTTCTTAA
- a CDS encoding translation initiation factor IF-3 — MSAAEFRVNEGIRVPEVRLIGPNGENVGVVSMKQALQIARDAELDVVEVSPNATPPVCRVMDFGKFIYERAKKEREARKSQTKIEVKEIRLRPKTNEAHRGFKVDDARRWLLHGNKVRVTIKFRGREMDYPEIALEDLKEIAAALADVSVVEAAPQMEGRTMLVVLAPSKGGAKKKEKGEPAVPEKEAS; from the coding sequence ATCAGCGCCGCAGAATTTCGAGTTAATGAAGGTATTCGGGTTCCCGAAGTCCGTTTGATCGGTCCCAACGGTGAAAACGTTGGGGTGGTTTCGATGAAGCAGGCGCTTCAAATCGCCCGCGATGCCGAGTTGGATGTTGTTGAAGTCTCACCCAACGCCACTCCCCCCGTTTGCCGCGTGATGGATTTTGGCAAGTTCATTTATGAGCGCGCCAAGAAGGAACGCGAAGCGAGGAAGTCGCAAACGAAGATCGAGGTCAAAGAAATTCGCCTGCGCCCCAAGACCAATGAAGCGCACCGCGGTTTCAAAGTGGACGATGCCCGTCGCTGGTTATTGCACGGCAACAAGGTGCGGGTGACGATCAAGTTCCGTGGGCGCGAGATGGATTACCCCGAGATCGCGCTGGAAGACCTGAAAGAGATCGCCGCGGCTCTCGCGGACGTCAGCGTGGTGGAGGCGGCGCCTCAGATGGAAGGGCGAACGATGCTCGTGGTGCTGGCTCCCAGCAAAGGCGGCGCGAAAAAGAAGGAGAAGGGCGAACCAGCTGTCCCTGAGAAAGAAGCGTCGTGA
- the rplT gene encoding 50S ribosomal protein L20, producing the protein MRVKGGPQGHKRHKKILKITKGQRGAKNRLFKRANEAMLKSLWYATRDRRVRKRDLRKLWIARINAAARLNGTTYSKLVALLKKANIELNRKMLSDMAVRDPQAFAAVVAMAK; encoded by the coding sequence ATGAGAGTTAAAGGTGGACCTCAGGGGCACAAACGTCATAAGAAGATTTTGAAGATCACGAAGGGACAGCGCGGCGCGAAGAACCGTCTGTTCAAGCGAGCCAACGAGGCAATGCTGAAAAGCCTGTGGTACGCGACCCGTGATCGCCGCGTGCGCAAGCGCGACCTGCGCAAGTTGTGGATCGCCCGCATCAACGCCGCGGCTCGCCTCAACGGAACCACATATAGCAAGTTGGTGGCGCTGTTGAAGAAGGCGAACATCGAGCTCAACCGCAAGATGTTATCCGATATGGCAGTCCGCGACCCGCAGGCATTCGCCGCAGTGGTTGCGATGGCAAAATAA